One genomic window of Syngnathus acus chromosome 11, fSynAcu1.2, whole genome shotgun sequence includes the following:
- the si:ch211-57n23.4 gene encoding immunoglobulin superfamily DCC subclass member 3 — MTMSLFVPGACLASELSFLQEPRDVIAVRDRPLMLDCSVQGEEPVHISWRKNGLPLSANSRLRVLPNGTLLIDNFQKRKEGSDADTGEYDCAAQNRYGMLVSRKAKVLLASLPKFHTHPMSMAVDEGGVARFQCQISGIPEANITWERDRVPLSTTDNRYTLLPMGILQVTAVRQADVGVFRCVASNIANTRYSHEAVLNITGGTSRIYKEPVILSGPQNLTITVHQTAIFECIATGNPKPIVSWSRLDGRSIGVEGIQVLGTGNLMISDVSLQHSGVYVCAANRPGTRMRRTALGRLVVQAPPEFLQWPQSVSKPAGGSAVFTCVAQGVPEPHLIWLKNGKVLMPGHNVKLTNNNSTLALTRIGAEDEAIYQCIAENSAGTNQASARLAVAQAKDLPAAPEGLSASVLSATALQIAWSQPPAEVTEGIIGYVLHIRKIGEPDALELQEAISKGAFQHDVNNLEPATTYSLYLKAYSPLGASQQSRAVAATTLGGVPTSPSFFAKVLNSSAVQVLWELPSKAGRAQGFRLSYRRVPNADFQGPIQLPCHVNAHVLSDLESGGVYEVKLVAYNGNGESECTKRLVSLADEGTSGQNSGENAPCQCRDGEASLGSVVIGIHIGTACIIFCVVFLMFGYRRSFFCAKGTQDSWAVPSDNTGHNGIRKEATNPPRMEPVPQQPICPAQCQVVIEQHSSGLPGTGTG, encoded by the exons ATGACCATGTCCTTGTTTGTCCCAGGTGCCTGCTTGGCCTCTGAGCTGTCTTTCCTGCAAGAACCCCGAGACGTGATTGCGGTGAGGGATCGCCCGCTCATGTTGGACTGCAGCGTGCAGGGCGAGGAGCCCGTCCACATTAGCTGGCGTAAGAACGGGCTGCCTTTGAGCGCCAATTCCAGGCTTCGGGTGCTGCCCAACGGCACCCTGTTGATCGACAACTTCCAGAAACGCAAAGAAGGCAGCGACGCCGATACGGGCGAGTACGACTGCGCCGCTCAGAATCGCTACGGCATGCTGGTCAGCCGCAAGGCCAAAGTCCTTTTGGCGT CTCTTCCCAAGTTCCACACCCACCCGATGTCCATGGCAGTAGATGAGGGAGGTGTTGCACGCTTCCAGTGTCAGATCAGTGGAATACCTGAGGCCAACATTACCTGGGAGAGAGACAGAGTGCCCCTTAGCACCACTGACaacag GTACACTCTTCTCCCGATGGGGATCCTTCAGGTGACGGCTGTGAGACAGGCCGATGTCGGGGTCTTCCGTTGCGTCGCCAGCAACATTGCAAACACTCGCTATAGCCACGAGGCCGTTCTCAACATCACCG GTGGAACCTCAAGAATCTACAAGGAGCCAGTCATCCTGTCAGGGCCTCAGAATCTAACCATCACTGTCCATCAGACGGCCATTTTCGAGTGCATTGCCACAGGAAACCCCAAGCCTATCGTTTCCTGGAGCAGACTAG ACGGACGCTCCATCGGAGTTGAAGGTATCCAGGTTCTTGGAACGGGGAACCTGATGATCTCAGACGTTTCTCTGCAGCACTCTGGCGTGTACGTGTGCGCCGCCAACCGGCCGGGCACCAGGATGAGACGCACGGCGCTTGGCAGACTTGTGGTACAAG CGCCTCCAGAGTTCCTTCAGTGGCCTCAGTCTGTGTCCAAACCAGCAGGGGGCAGTGCCGTGTTTACTTGCGTGGCACAGGGTGTCCCCGAGcctcacctcatctggctgAAGAACGGCAAGGTTTTGATGCCTGGACACAACGTCAAGTTGACCAATAACAACAG TACCCTGGCTCTGACTCGTATCGGCGCCGAGGACGAGGCCATCTACCAGTGCATCGCCGAGAACAGCGCCGGCACCAACCAGGCCAGCGCCCGACTGGCCGTGGCCCAAGCCAAAGACTTGCCCGCCGCTCCCGAAGGCCTCAGCGCTAGCGTGCTGTCCGCCACCGCTTTGCAAATCGCATGGAGCCAACCGCCCGCGGAAGTCACTGAGGGCATTATTGGATATGTGCTGCATATCCGCAAAATAGGAG AGCCAGATGCTTTGGAGCTGCAAGAAGCCATCAGCAAAGGGGCCTTTCAGCATGACGTGAACAACCTGGAGCCAGCCACCACCTACTCCCTTTATCTGAAGGCTTATTCACCACTCGGAGCAAGTCAGCAGTCTCGCGCTGTGGCGGCAACGACACTGGGTGGCG TGCCGACAAGTCCGAGCTTCTTCGCCAAGGTGTTGAACTCCAGCGCTGTCCAGGTACTGTGGGAGCTGCCCAGTAAGGCCGGCAGAGCCCAAGGCTTCAGGCTGTCCTACCGCCGGGTCCCCAACGCTGATTTCCAGGGACCCATCCAGCTGCCCTGTCACGTCAACGCCCACGTTCTATCCGATCTGG AATCGGGTGGCGTGTATGAAGTCAAACTGGTGGCCTACAATGGAAATGGGGAGAGCGAGTGCACCAAGAGGCTGGTGTCATTGGCAGATGAAGGCACAAGTGGCCAAAACAGCG GCGAGAACGCGCCGTGCCAGTGCAGGGACGGAGAAGCATCTCTGGGCAGCGTTGTCATTGGCATCCACATCGGTACCGCCTGCATCATCTTCTGCGTCGTCTTCCTCATGTTTGGATATCGCCGCAG TTTCTTTTGCGCTAAAGGGACTCAGGACAGTTGGGCCGTGCCAAGTGACAACACAGGCCACAATGGCATCCGCAAGGAGGCGACAAACCCACCCAGGATGGAGCCAGTGCCTCAG CAGCCAATTTGCCCGGCGCAGTGCCAAGTGGTCATTGAGCAACACTCATCGGGTCTTCCTGGCACCGGCACAGGCTAG
- the LOC119130673 gene encoding gonadotropin-releasing hormone II receptor-like — MPGNLSTAASPAVNTSNATAAAAPWEAPAFTVAARCRVAATLALFVFAALSNLSVLISVRWGRGYRLAAHLRPLIASLASADLVMTFVVMPLDAIWNITVQWYAGDAMCKLLSFLKLFAMHSAAFILVVVSLDRYRAILHPLDSLDAGLRNKRMLLVAWTLSLLLASPQLFIFRAIKADGADFTQCASHGSFQHGWQETAYNMFHFVTLYVFPLLVMTFCYTSILTKITGQMHKSKDGERCLRRSGKDKIPKARMKTLKMTIVIVSSFVICWTPYYILGIWYWFQPSMIQHTPEYVHHILFVFGNLNTCCDPIIYGFYTTSFRADLADVMACCRRRRANGDSPRSVDRLSARKAGAAGEMESDLSSNPHSGNV; from the exons ATGCCAGGGAACCTTTCCACAGCCGCATCTCCCGCGGTCAACACCTCCAACGCTACGGCCGCCGCCGCACCTTGGGAAGCGCCGGCCTTCACTGTGGCCGCCCGCTGCCGCGTGGCCGCCACTCTGGCGCTCTTTGTCTTTGCCGCTCTGAGCAACCTGTCGGTGTTGATCAGCGTGCGCTGGGGCCGAGGCTATCGGCTGGCGGCGCACCTGCGTCCGCTCATCGCCAGCTTGGCGTCGGCCGATTTGGTGATGACCTTTGTGGTGATGCCGTTGGACGCCATTTGGAATATCACCGTGCAGTGGTACGCGGGGGACGCCATGTGCAAGCTGTTGTCTTTCTTGAAACTCTTTGCCATGCACTCGGCGGCGTTCATACTGGTGGTGGTGAGCCTGGACCGATATCGGGCCATTCTTCATCCTCTGGATTCCCTGGATGCTGGGCTGAGGAACAAACGCATGCTGCTGGTGGCCTGGACGCTCAGCTTGTTGCTGGCATCTCCTCAG CTTTTCATCTTTCGGGCCATTAAGGCAGACGGAGCCGACTTCACTCAGTGCGCCAGCCACGGGAGTTTCCAGCATGGCTGGCAGGAGACGGCATACAACATGTTTCACTTTGTGACACTCTATGTCTTCCCGCTGCTTGTCATGACCTTCTGCTACACAAGCATCCTCACCAAGATCACTGGGCAGATGCACAAGAgcaaag ATGGTGAGCGATGCCTGCGACGTAGTGGAAAAGACAAGATTCCCAAAGCCCGGATGAAGACCCTCAAGATGACCATAGTCATTGTCAGTTCTTTCGTCATCTGTTGGACCCCTTATTACATTCTGGGGATCTGGTACTGGTTCCAACCGTCCATGATCCAGCACACTCCAGAGTACGTGCACCACATCCTGTTTGTCTTCGGCAACCTGAATACATGCTGCGACCCGATCATCTACGGTTTTTACACGACGTCCTTCCGGGCCGACCTGGCCGACGTGATGGcgtgctgccgccgccgccgcgccaACGGCGACTCGCCGCGTTCTGTGGATCGCCTTTCGGCGAGAAAGGCCGGAGCCGCTGGGGAGATGGAGTCGGATCTGAGCTCCAACCCACACAGCGGTAACGTATGA